AGACGCGCCATGCGATACTTGCCGCGCGTCCCGGCCCGCAGCGCGGCAGATTCTCCCGGGCGCGAATGAAGAAGGAGCGATCGATATGAGCCTCGCCGTTCCCACCGTCCCTGGGGGCAGCCCTGCAGGCCTCGCCCGGCGTGCGGGCGTGCTGTTCGCGATCGTCGCCCTGCTGGCGTTCGGGGGCATGCGCAGCAGCGCGGCCCGCGTGCACGCGCAGACCGGCCCCACTGTCACGGTCGACCCGGCCAGCGGCAACCAGAACGACGTCTTCACCTTCACCGGCGCCGGCTTCGCGCCGGGCGCGGTGCTGGCTGAGCTCTATCAGGATCCCACCGGCCAGCAGTACACCTTCTATGTAGCCGGCACCACCACGCCAACCGTGATCGTGGCCGACGACGGCGGCAATTGGAGTGTGACCGTCACCCCCGCCACCGACTTCGCCGGCGCCTATGCGGGCACCTGGACCGTCGTTTTCTGCGACGACTCCGGCAACTGTTTCAGCGGCACGATCGATATCTCTGTCTAGGTGACAGGTGACCGGTGACAGATGAGGGATAGCGAGGGTTGTCACCTGTCGCCTAACTCTCGGCGAACTCGCGCTCGTAGGCGAGGCCGCGCACGAAGGTGAGATAGGCATCTTTGCTGAAGCGCGGCTGAAAGGCGCCGCTCACACGCTTCGCCTGCGCGCCGCCGTCCGCCAGCAGGTCGATCGTCGTCATCGCCATCGCCTTGGCCGCGTTGATCACAGCGTTGTCGAAATCGACGATGTGGTAGTCCGCACCGTGGCCCGTGCCCACCGCGCCGAGGGCGTGCGGATGCACCACCGGCATGATCAGGCTCATGTCGCCCACGTCGGTCGAGCCGGTGCGGTGGCCGGTGCGGCCCACCTGCTCCTTGCCCACGAGCTGGGCTGCGTTGGCGCTGATCAGCTCCACCAGGTGCTCATCGTGCGTGAGCGGCATATAGCCGGGGATCGTCGTGATCTGCACTTTCGCGCCCAGCGCCAGGGCGCCGGCGCGCAGGGCGCGGTCCACTTTCGTGTTCGCGTCTGCGATCGCCTCCAGCGTCTTTGCCCGCACGAAGGTCTCGATGCGCACATCGGCCGGTACGATGCTGGCCGAGCGCCCGCCGGCGGTGATGATCGGGTGCACGCGCACCGTGTCCTCATCACGAAACGTGGGACGCTGCGCGTCGATACCGGCCAGGGCCAGCGTGGCCGCGGCCAGGGCGTTGATGCCCCGCTGCGGCGCCCCGCCCGCGTGCGCCGCGCGGCCCGTGTAGCGCACGTGCTTGATGATCGCGCCGTTGTTGCTGCGCGAGACGGCGAAGCGGCCGTCCTCGGCGACGCTGGACGTATGCACGATCATCGCCAGGTCCACGTCGTCGAACTCGCCCAGCCGGATCAGCTCCGGCTTGCCGAGGATGAACTCGATCTGGCCGGCGCGCTTCAGCTCCAACCGGCCCTCGATGTCGATGCACTCCTCGGCCGGCACGGCCATCGGCACAACACGGCCGCTGAGCGATTCGCGCACACCCTCCGCCTGCAGGCCGATCACCGCGCCGATCATCGAGCCGATCTGGCCGTTGTGGCCGCAGGCGTGCGCCGTTTGCCGCTGCGGATGCGCGTCGAAGTGGTCGGGCACGATCAGCGCGTCCAGCTCGCCCATGATCGCCACGGCCGGGCCGGCGCCGGCGCCGCCGCGCAGCTCGCCCTTCACGCCCGTGAGCGCGAGCCCCTTGCGATAGGGCACGCCGAGCCGGTCGAAGGTCTGCTGCACCAGCGCCGCCGTCTGCTGCTCGTGGAAGCCGATCTCCGGCTCGCGGTAGATCTGCTGTACCAGCTCCACGATCGCCTCGCGCTGGGCGTCGATGCGGGCGCAGGCGCGGCCCTTCAGCTCTTGCATGGTTGCCTGAGTGGTGGTCACGGCGCAGTTCCTCCTCGCCTACCGCTGCTTGCCCGTCGAGATCGCCTCGACAGCGCCGCCCGCGGCGCTCCGGTCAGTTGAGGTGCCGCAGCGTCGCGCGGGCGTTCACGGCGGCGTAGATCTGGATCGAGAGGTCGCGCACCTTGCCCGACCACTCCGCCCAGTCCTGCCGCGCCCGCTGCGCTTCGGAGCTGCCCAGCGCCTTCTGCACCACGCTCTCGTCCGCGAACAGGTAGATCGAAACGACGTTCGGCGCGCCCGCCGGCGCGCCGGGCCCGTAGGCCAGGCCACGGTAACCGACCACGCCGGGAATGGCCAGCACGTGCGGCAGGTGCACGCGGTGATACCAGCCGCGAAACTCCGGCAGGGCCGCCGGATCGATCCGCGCCCGCACCAGAAGCACCGGCCGCTGCGCCATGCCGACTTCCTCCTGACGCCCGTGCTCGGGCGTGGGACGTCAGGGGGCCGGCGTGGCGGGGGCGAGCGGCCCCGGCGGCTGCGTCGAACCGGCGGCGGGCGTGGCCGGCGCCAGCGGACCGACGGGTTGCGTGGCCGCCGGCGTGGCGCCCGGCGCCGGCGTCGCCGTACCGAGCACGGCCTGCACCGTCGCCTGACCGGGCTGCGGCGTCACCGGCGCGTTATTGATCGGACCGCCCTTGGCGCCGTTGCCGCAGGTGTTCTCCGGGTCGTACTGGCAGTAGTTGCGCTCGATGAACGTCTTCAGCTTGTCGATGTCCGCCGAACCCTTGAGGCTGAAGTCGTGGCCCACGGCGCCGGGCTGGTTGCAGGTGCTGCCCCAGGCCGTGATCCGCTGCCACGACGTAACCGTCACCTCGCAGGGCATCTCGGGCCGCGGCGCCAGCAGCAGGTGCGGTCCCACGCCGACGTTCGTCTTGTCCACTTCCTGCCGGTAGATCTCCTTCAGCTTCGCCACCACGTCGGCCGGCGCGTCCTTGTTGTAGAGAACTTCGACGCCGGCGTGCTCCATGAAGTGCGGCAGGAACTCCGTGGCCAGCGGATCCTTGTAGATCTGCGGCTGCGGCACGGTGGGGAAGTGCGGGCCGGAGGTCGGTGGGTCGGTGCTGTAGGCGACGTGGAAGTCGCCTGGATTCACGTGCGCGTTGCCCTGCGACGCCACCCTGGTGCCCGGCAGCGGCGCCCGCAGACCCAGCGGGTCCAGCAGGAAGAACAGCGCAACGATCGCGAGGACGATCACGCCGGCAATGGCCCACGGCAGCCACGAGGGCAGCCGGCGGCGCTGCGCGTCCGGCGGCAGCGCCGCGGCCCCACGGGCGCTTGCCGCCGCGGGTCGCTTGCTCAGCGACGGCGGCGCGGAGCGTCCGCCCTGCTTGCGGGCGCGCTGGCGCTGCTCCAGCCGCTTCTGATCGCGTTCGTTCTGGCGCTGCTGCTGTCGGTTCATCGCGTCCTCAGGCCGCGCGCGTCGCCGCTGCTCACGCGCCCCCCATCGCCCCATTGTAGAAGATCAATTCTCTTACACAGAAACGCGAATGCTGTTACGGCGCCGCCGCCAGCCAGCCGATGCCGAAGGCCAGGCTGCCCGCGATCAGCAGGCCCCAGGCCCGCCCGAGGCCCGCCTCGCCACCCCGCCGCGACACGCCGATCGCCGCGGCCAGCGCCAGCAGCGCCGCCCCTGCGCCGGCGGCCACCACCCCCGTGCGGTAGCCGGCGAGCGGCGCCAGCACCAGCCCGGCGGCCACAGCCAGCGCCAGCGCCAGCCGTGAGCCGAGCACCGCGCCGCGCTCGCCCAGCCGGTGCGCCAGGCCACGCACGCCGGCCCGTGCGTCGCTCTCGATGTCGGGCGCGGTGTTGCCGAGATAGAGCGAGACGCCGAGCAGGGCGCCCAGCGGATACGCCCACAGCAGCGCCGCCGAGAAGCGGCCGAGCGCGGTCCAGACCCAGAGCGGCAGCAGCGGCAGCGCCACGATGTAGGTGACGATGCTCCACGGCGTGCGCTTGAGCCCGAGATCGTAGGCCAGGCCGCAGGCGAGGCCGGCCATCGCCAGCGCCCAGCCGCCCACGCCCAGCGTCAGCGCCAGGGCGCCGCCGGCTGCCGCCGCACCCGCGGCCACGAGCCAGGCCGCGCGCCGGCTGAGCGCGCCGGCCACGATCGGCTTCCACGGCTTGGCGAGGCGGTCGAGTTCGACATCGGCGGCGTCGTTGGCGGCGCCGATCGCGCTCTGCAGGCAGAACATCACGACCAGCATCCGCAAGAGCCGCCCGCCGTCCGGCGCCCCGCGCGCCGCGACGAGCGCGAACAGCGCCACGGCGACGACGTTGGCGAACACGGGAAAGGGATGGATCACGCGCGCGGCGCTGAGCAGGCGGCGCCGGCCCCGCGGCCGTGCCGTGACCAGGCGCTGCTCCACCGTCACCTGCCCCTCCCCGCGCCTAACCCCGCGTTGATTCAACCTCGCCGCTCCGCCGCGATCGGAAGAACGCCCGTCTCCCTTCCCCTCATGTCTCATCATGGCTCAGGCGGAAGGGTTGGATGAGGACAAACGGTCGCTCTCGGACAACCCCTTCCTCGCAGGAAAGGGTTGTCCGAGCCCAAGCGAGGCAGGGATAGGCCTTGACGCGCCCGGCGCCGCTCCTCTAGCATACGGATTGTTGGCCGGGCCGGATGCACGCATTCGGCGGCCCGAAGCAGGTTTGCGCCGTGTGGCTAGGCCCGCCGAGATCGCTGCCACGCCTCTCCCGTGAGGAGGGGCGGGAACTATGTAGAGCGCCCGTCTCGCGTTGAGCGAGGCGGGTTTTTTGTTGCCCGCGACGCGGGCGGGCAGAGAGGGAATGCGATGACGCTCAGCGTCGGCCTCGACTTCGGCACCTCAAACTCCTCCGTCGCCGTCTACGACGGGCAGCGCGTGACCCTGGC
This window of the Dehalococcoidia bacterium genome carries:
- a CDS encoding amidohydrolase, which produces MTTTQATMQELKGRACARIDAQREAIVELVQQIYREPEIGFHEQQTAALVQQTFDRLGVPYRKGLALTGVKGELRGGAGAGPAVAIMGELDALIVPDHFDAHPQRQTAHACGHNGQIGSMIGAVIGLQAEGVRESLSGRVVPMAVPAEECIDIEGRLELKRAGQIEFILGKPELIRLGEFDDVDLAMIVHTSSVAEDGRFAVSRSNNGAIIKHVRYTGRAAHAGGAPQRGINALAAATLALAGIDAQRPTFRDEDTVRVHPIITAGGRSASIVPADVRIETFVRAKTLEAIADANTKVDRALRAGALALGAKVQITTIPGYMPLTHDEHLVELISANAAQLVGKEQVGRTGHRTGSTDVGDMSLIMPVVHPHALGAVGTGHGADYHIVDFDNAVINAAKAMAMTTIDLLADGGAQAKRVSGAFQPRFSKDAYLTFVRGLAYEREFAES
- a CDS encoding DUF3105 domain-containing protein; the protein is MNRQQQRQNERDQKRLEQRQRARKQGGRSAPPSLSKRPAAASARGAAALPPDAQRRRLPSWLPWAIAGVIVLAIVALFFLLDPLGLRAPLPGTRVASQGNAHVNPGDFHVAYSTDPPTSGPHFPTVPQPQIYKDPLATEFLPHFMEHAGVEVLYNKDAPADVVAKLKEIYRQEVDKTNVGVGPHLLLAPRPEMPCEVTVTSWQRITAWGSTCNQPGAVGHDFSLKGSADIDKLKTFIERNYCQYDPENTCGNGAKGGPINNAPVTPQPGQATVQAVLGTATPAPGATPAATQPVGPLAPATPAAGSTQPPGPLAPATPAP
- a CDS encoding UbiA family prenyltransferase: MTVEQRLVTARPRGRRRLLSAARVIHPFPVFANVVAVALFALVAARGAPDGGRLLRMLVVMFCLQSAIGAANDAADVELDRLAKPWKPIVAGALSRRAAWLVAAGAAAAGGALALTLGVGGWALAMAGLACGLAYDLGLKRTPWSIVTYIVALPLLPLWVWTALGRFSAALLWAYPLGALLGVSLYLGNTAPDIESDARAGVRGLAHRLGERGAVLGSRLALALAVAAGLVLAPLAGYRTGVVAAGAGAALLALAAAIGVSRRGGEAGLGRAWGLLIAGSLAFGIGWLAAAP